Proteins from one Archocentrus centrarchus isolate MPI-CPG fArcCen1 chromosome 8, fArcCen1, whole genome shotgun sequence genomic window:
- the hid1a gene encoding protein HID1 — protein MGSTDSKLNFRKAVIQLTTKTQPVEATDDAFWDQFWADTTTTVQDVFALVPAAEIRAVREESPSNLATLCYKAVEKLVQGAESGCPSEKEKQVVLNCTRILARILPYIFEDQDWRGFFWSTVPGAGRAGTDELDDDEGARPLAESLLLAIADLLFCPDFTVHSHRRGPDSVESMQSIDSCEYIWEAGVGFAQSPPLNYIHDLNRTELLRLLLTCFSEAMYLPPSSDNTVLNPWVTFFCSTENRHALPLFTSLLNVVCAYDPVGYGIPYNHLLFSDYREQLVEQAVQILIVTLEHDGVVPHPPASPSSVEEQDSTGPENLFVNYLSRIHREEDFDFVLKGLARLLTNPLTQTYLPNSTKKIQFHQELLVLFWKLCDFNKKFLFFVLKSSDVLDILVPILYYLNDARADQSRVGLMHIGVFILLLLSGERNFGVRLNKPYSLHVPMDIPVFTGTHADLLIVVFHKIITTGHQRLQPLFDCLLTIVVNVSPYLKSLSMVAANKLLHLLEAFSTTWFLFSAAQNHHLVFFLLEAFNNIIQYQFDGNCNLVYAIIRKRNVFHQLANLPSDPTSIQKALQRKKKSPDVISRTSSQETVSMEGSHPAVPAEPGTLKASLVAMPGIDKLTEKSQVSEDGTMVSVPKTDSPNTVHPDQSAVAGTSDTESNSGRDNEDVFYTEAEMERRRLSSASSTSFWVPTPEWVLSWKCKLPLQTIMRLLQVLVPQVEKICIDKGLTDESEILKFLQHGTLVGLLPVPHPILIRKYQANAGTAMWFRTYMWGVVYLRNVDPPIWYDTDVRLFEIQRM, from the exons ATGGGCAGCACCGACTCTAAATTGAACTTCAGGAAGGCAGTGATTCAGCTTACGACCAAAACACAG CCAGTGGAAGCCACAGACGATGCCTTCTGGGATCAGTTCTGGGCAGACACCACCACCACGGTCCAGGATGTTTTTGCACTGGTGCCAGCTGCAGAGATAAGAGCTGTTCGAGAGGAGTCCCCCTCGAATTTAGCGACCCTTTGTTACAAA GCTGTCGAGAAGCTGGTCCAGGGAGCTGAGTCTGGCTGTCCCtctgagaaagaaaagcaggtAGTCCTGAACTGCACTCGCATCTTGGCCCGCATCCTTCCCTACATCTTTGAGGACCAGGACTGGAGAGGATTCTTCTGGTCCACAGTGCCTGGTGCAGGGCGTGCTGGT ACGGATGAGCTGGATGATGACGAAGGAGCGCGACCACTGGCTGAGTCGCTGCTCCTGGCTATCGCTGACCTGCTCTTCTGCCCTGACTTCACTGTGCATAGTCACAGGAGGGGCCCT GACTCAGTAGAAAGCATGCAGTCCATAGACAGCTGTGAATACATCTGGGAAGCAGGGGTGGGATTTGCACAGTCCCCCCCTCTCAATTACATTCATGACCTGAATAG GACAGAACTGTTGAGACTGCTGCTAACCTGCTTCTCTGAGGCCATGTACCTGCCTCCTTCATCAGACAACACCGTCCTCAATCCTTGGGTGACATTCTTCTGCTCAACAGAAAACAG ACATGCCCTACCTCTGTTTACGTCTCTGCTGAATGTGGTGTGCGCTTATGACCCGGTGGGTTATGGCATCCCGTACAACCACCTGCTCTTCTCTGACTACCGGGAGCAGCTGGTGGAGCAGGCTGTACAGATCCTCATTGTGACGCTGGAGCATGACGGAGTGGTTCCCCACCCTCCTGCCTCTCCATCCAGTGTAGAGGAACAAGAT TCTACAGGACCTGAAAACCTGTTTGTGAATTATTTGTCAAGGATTCACAGAGAGGAG GACTTTGACTTTGTACTGAAAGGCCTTGCTCGTCTGCTGACCAACCCTTTGACTCAGACTTACCTGCCTAACTCCACCAAGAAGATCCAGTTCCACCAGGAGCTTCTGGTGCTTTTCTGGAAACTTTGTGACTTCAATAAg AAGTTCCTGTTTTTTGTCCTTAAAAGCAGCGATGTGTTGGATATTCTGGTTCCTATACTGTACTACCTGAACGATGCACGGGCTGACCAGT CACGTGTTGGACTCATGCACATTGGTGTGTTCATTTTGCTGCTTCTGAGCGGTGAGAGAAACTTTGGTGTACGCTTGAATAAGCCCTATTCTCTCCATGTGCCTATGGACATCCCAGTGTTCACAGGGACTCATGCCGACCTGCTTATAGTG GTGTTTCACAAGATAATCACAACAGGCCACCAGCGTCTCCAACCTCTCTTTGACTGCCTGCTAACCATTGTTGTAAACG TTTCCCCTTACTTGAAGAGCCTGTCCATGGTAGCAGCTAATAAACTGCTCCACCTGCTGGAGGCCTTTTCTACCACCTGGTTCCTTTTCTCTGCAGCCCAGAACCATCACCTGGTTTTTTTCCTTCTCGAGGCTTTCAACAACATTATCCAGTACCAGTTTGATG GTAACTGTAACCTGGTGTATGCCATAATTCGCAAACGTAATGTGTTTCATCAGCTGGCCAACCTGCCCTCTGACCCCACTTCCATCCAGAAGGCTttgcaaagaaagaagaagtcGCCAGATGTCATTTCCCGCACCAGCTCCCAAGAGACTGTATCCATGGAAGGCTCACACCCTGCAGTACCGGCGGAGCCTGGTACACTGAAGGCCAGCCTGGTTGCTATGCCAG GCATTGATAAACTGACTGAGAAGTCTCAAGTATCAGAGGATGGCACCATGGTGTCAGTTCCAAAGACAGACTCCCCTAACACAGTCCACCCAGACCAAAGTGCAGTCGCTGGGACCAGTGACACAGAGTCTAACTCAGGCAGAGACAATGAA GATGTTTTCTACACTGAAGCAGAAATGGAGAGAAGACGCTTGTCGAGCGCATCTTCAACATCTTTTTGGGTTCCCACACCAGAATGG GTCCTCTCTTGGAAGTGTAAGCTACCCCTGCAGACTATCATGAGACTCCTACAGGTGCTGGTGCCCCAGGTGGAGAAAATCTGCATCGACAA GGGTCTAACAGATGAATCAGAGATCCTGAAGTTTCTACAACATGGCACATTAGTGGGCCTGCTGCCAGTTCCTCACCCCATCCTCATCAGAAAGTATCAGGCCAATGCAGGCACTGCAATGTGGTTTCGCACCTACATGTGGGGCGTTGTTTATTTGCG caatgtcGACCCGCCAATCTGGTATGACACTGATGTTCGACTATTTGAGATCCAGAGGATGTAG